In Polaribacter sp. Hel_I_88, the following proteins share a genomic window:
- a CDS encoding Hpt domain-containing protein, with translation MEKPNLIYINKLAREDVSVKNTLIKVVKDEFPIEVKEYYFSVEKNNFKEIEANVHRIKHKFSILGLEESYENANKFEHNLRENKLELSQKENFEKILEVISQYLKTI, from the coding sequence ATGGAGAAGCCAAATTTAATTTATATAAATAAGTTAGCAAGAGAGGATGTTTCTGTAAAAAACACTTTAATTAAAGTAGTTAAAGATGAGTTTCCAATAGAGGTAAAAGAATACTATTTTAGTGTCGAAAAAAATAATTTTAAAGAAATTGAAGCTAATGTTCATAGAATCAAGCATAAATTTAGTATATTGGGACTCGAAGAGAGTTATGAAAATGCTAATAAATTTGAACATAACCTTCGTGAAAACAAATTAGAGCTTTCACAAAAGGAAAATTTCGAAAAAATTTTAGAAGTAATTTCTCAATATTTAAAAACAATTTAA